The Macaca nemestrina isolate mMacNem1 chromosome 12, mMacNem.hap1, whole genome shotgun sequence genome contains a region encoding:
- the LOC105468621 gene encoding hemoglobin subunit epsilon, whose product MVHFTAEEKAAVTSLWSKMNVEETGGEALGRLLVVYPWTQRFFDSFGNLSSPSAILGNPKVKAHGKKVLTSFGDAIKNMDNLKTTFAKLSELHCDKLHVDPENFKLLGNVMVIILATHFGKEFTPEVQAAWQKLVSAVAIALAHKYH is encoded by the exons ATGGTGCATTTTACTGCTGAGGAGAAGGCTGCCGTCACTAGCCTGTGGAGCAAGATGAATGTGGAAGAGACTGGAGGTGAAGCCTTGGGCAG GCTCCTCGTTGTTTACCCCTGGACCCAGAGATTTTTTGACAGCTTTGGAAACCTGTCATCTCCCTCTGCCATCCTGGGCAACCCCAAGGTCAAGGCCCATGGCAAGAAGGTGCTGACTTCCTTTGGAGATGCTATTAAAAACATGGACAACCTCAAGACCACCTTTGCTAAGCTGAGTGAGCTGCACTGTGACAAGCTGCATGTGGATCCTGAGAACTTCAAG CTCCTGGGTAACGTGATGGTGATTATTCTGGCTACTCACTTTGGCAAGGAGTTCACCCCTGAAGTGCAGGCTGCCTGGCAGAAGCTGGTGTCTGCTGTCGCCATTGCCCTGGCCCATAAGTACCACTGA